GGCCGGCAACAGCTAATCAAATGgtcttctccctttctttcgtagtttcttaaaaaaaaaaaaaacaaacaggtgtGGGTATACACATTGATAAAGTAAAGCCAGGTGAAAACATCTGATTTCCAGCGGACAAAGTGTTGTAGGCCGTACGCCTACACagtacagtcacgtgacttgatgTTTTCAGGTCCCCGCTGCTACTTCACGAAGCTGTTAAGCACGTGCATCAGGTGCCTGACAACTGGTCTGTCGTGGATCGTTTCCAGGACTTCGAGCTCGTTGAGCTGGAGTCAGATAACTCAGATTACTGTGTCGTACATCAAGCGTTCTTCTTAACCATGGATGTCACCAAGCACAATATTGTCAACATCTTCCGCGTACAGAACCCGGGGCTGTGGGATAAATACTGCAGGTAGACTTGCTTTTGAaacgcatgcgtgtgtgtgttattgtgctTGTGTTCATATTTCTGTATGATAACAGAGTGAAAAAGTAAGAGGAGAACAAGAGCACTGCTACTTTCCAAGTGATGAGTGAAAGTACCTAGATGCATTACTTCAGGTGTTTTGTTGTGAATGCGTCCTTCGTTAAAATATCTGCTTTGAAACTCGtctattaaattttaaatatttctgatcttttattattgtttttcgACATTTCGTGCTAAATTCCCTATCATAAACATTTGACTTTATCACAACCTTTTTACATACCATGTCGTGTATGTGCTAATAATTTATTGGTCCCAGGACCATACTGTCATGCAAAAGATGTTCTTGTAGACACTTTTATATCTTCTTTATTTCGATACTTTCAGCGCCAAAAGGGCCATGATTTCTAAAGATCAGATACAAGAAGGGGTAGATGAGAGTCTGTTATTCCACGGAACCCCGACACTTCAGGCAGTCAGGGGCATCTGTGCCAACAGTTTCGACTTCCGCAGGTCTGGAGAAAATATGGGAACTGTCTGGGGCAAGGGAGCTTACTTCTCCACCTCGGCTCAGTACAGCCATGACTACACGGGTGTTCACACCCCAGTCACAGGCGACCCCACACGGTTCATGTTTCTGGCAAGGATCCTGGTGGGGCAGTACACTCTGGGTCATCCTTCTTACACTAAACCACCAGTGCGTGAAGGACTAAAGTTGTACGATTCGTGCGTGAACGATGACTTGTTCAACCCCACCATCTTCGTCATCTTCGACCTTACACAGAGCTACCCGGAGTATCTGATCCAGTACACAGATGCTTCAGACAGCAGAGAAGAGGCACAAGGCCAACAACTCAAACAGATGTCACAACTGCAGCAGCTCCCACCGGCCATCACGTCAGCGTCTTTATTAGCAAGATTCTCACATCATCGGTTGCTTTCACAAACGTCTTCCAATACGAGCTCAGTACTGCCCTCTAAACTCGGACACCGAAGCCCGGCGTCTACTACAGCATCTACTACATCTACCACTACCTCTTCACAAGCCTCACGTGCTCCTGATGGCGGCTTGTCAACAACTTCACAGGGAGTATCAGCATCCACATCAAAACATTTACTGTCACATACAGAACCCGGGATATCTACTTCAGCAAAAATACAGCCATTTTCACGACCATTGCCACTGACACTCGCCACACCACAGCCAGTGTCAAGATCAACAAAAGCAATGCAGTTTGTGTCCCCACCAGCCACACCAGAGCCATTGTCACCTCCAGCCATCCAACCTCCTAATTTTCCCCATtctcaacatcaacaacagtgCAGCCAGCGTCAAGATCAACAAAAGCAATGCAGTTTGTGTCACCATCAGCCACACCAGAGCCATTGTCACCTCCAGCCATCCAACCGCCTATATTTTCTCCAGtctcaacatcaacaacagcgcAGCCAGTGATGTCACCGACATTATTATTTGACTCTATTTCCGATGAAGACGTGGAATACGTGCCTCCGCCGCCTTCATCATTACACGCTTTGTTATTATGAAGACGATGTGTATTAGGGTAATACTAAAATGACGAGAAATGTTACTGCAGATGGGCTTCAATTTGATGAGCACTGAAATAGTCTACATATTCTCTACACGACTGTAATCATTTATTAGCTTCCTCACTGTACTTTGCACTCATCTACCCACCTTCATACATTGATGCACAGGAAATATACTCACCAGTTGTGCAGGTGATTAAATGTCTTGATATGGAACTTACTTttgaacattttgctttctggattttttttttttttttacaaaatttaaatccACAATTTTACTTTATGAATggaatgtttgtaaacatgttttgcaaTCCATTGTTGTATAACTCTAAAAGTTAGGGCTAATACTAGCCTTGGGgaaaagtgttttgtgtattaATGAGAATAAGTTGTTATTATGAGGGAATTTATGTTCTCGAATAATGCTACTCAAGAGCATTAGTGACCTGTACACAAGTGCATAAAAGTTCTACATACTCAACAGATTTTTATCAGATGTTTACACCTAGaactttaataatttattttgataaactGGGATTTAGTGGATATTAGTATTACAGCTTTTCAGATCAAAAGcgtgtaaaaatattattagttttGCTATGCAGACTAGTTAATGAATTTTCTATTCCATCTGCAGAAAATTCAGCAAAATATATCAAAGTGTAACATAAGCTTGTTATGAAGGGAAAcgtttgtatattttgtttttatttgtaagctTGATGCATCTCATTGTGTTAAGTTTTAACAGTACTGACTGTAAACTGCATTCAATGACCCGTGACTGTTAAGAGCAGCAAAACACGTATCTTGTCatgtaaaatgtgaaaatgaatgTGTAACAACTTTGTATGTAGATGCtgctttctaaataaaaaaatatctttaacaattttttttagagatCATCAACTGGCTGCATCCTTTCATTTGCACTAacactgtctgtctctctctctgtccctttcTCTCGGTATGTGCTAATGTagcaaattaaaatatacttagCTCTTATGCAACATCTTTCCTGAACAACTCACTGAAAAAAACTAGCATAGGCGTCGGGGGTAAGTGGGCGAGAGGGTCTACAATTGCTTATGACAACCACTTCAAAGAAAGTCCCCGCCATAAAACAATGTAAGACCTGCCACAGCTCACTAAATGTACTTAATCCCTGGAGGTGTCTTTCTTATCGTGGTTTGTTTGTCCTACCAGGAAGCTGTCACAAAACCTGGCGTTATTCCAGACATACATACCTTGTAGAAAAGTAATACAAACCGTCAGTATTGCATGGAAGGAGTTTTGATTAGAGATAAAGATTAGACGCACGAAGAGATATAAAAGGAAAGAGACCAATACAgtgaaacaaagaaggaaggtGACGTCGAATCAACGGACTTTCTGGTAAGGTTAGCatgtatttctgtttttctaatAAGTTATTAGGAATATGATTACAATACATCAGTAAAATTCTCTCTATGTCTAGTCATGATGAACAACGTCCTCTTCCTTCTTGTAACAGGACGTGTCGAGCGATGAATAACTTATTTTTCACTGCAGTGTTACAATACACATTAACACTACAATTCGTACCCACACAATTAACAATGGCTGtgtagaaaagaaatataatgttGGTGGTCCCATCATCAATTAAAATCTAATGTTGAAAACGAGTTTGTATACTTCTGTCATTCTAGTGGTGCTAGCAAGAAACCATCAAAATCAGAAAACCAAAACCTTTACTTCCTCTCGAAAATCATTTCTTTGTTGCATTTCGAGTatgaaaaactgttttgataattattataaatgctACTATGAACTGCGGTATTCATAATCCCCATCAATAGCCGCTAAACATCACAAAGACCTGTTACACTACTGCTGCTACTCGCGCTAGGAGATCGCTCACCTCTCCTGATAAGAAAATTTATTGAGCAAATCTCTCGACAGTCCTCGGTTAGGTCTATTGACGAGACAAGCGAAACCTAGATAATACCTACTAAACCCCAGATATGGTTGTAGTTAAAAGAAAgcgatgaaaagaaatgaaggatgGGTGTTTTACGATAAAACCCAGCAACTGCTACAATGTAATGGATGACATCAAAGCGGCACAACATAGAGAGAAGACAAAGTACAATAGATAAAAGAGTTGTAGTGTAAGTATTAATTAGAGTGCTATACCACTTCATTTGTTAAGAAGATGGTTAAGATAAATTAATGAGTCGTGATACATCGTGTATCAGCTGTCCTCCTTCGTCCTCGttgttctccttttctctcaTTCCATCTGatcttccatcttttttctcaAACTCTCTTGTCTCGTctgtcctctttctctctgttaaGCTGACAGTACAGTAGGTGAAAGCGTATCGGCTTagtgacatttaaaaaacattttcatttgaaaatttaTAGCCCTTTAGAGAAACCTACTAACAAGAAACTATAGTAAGTCATGTTCGTAAACATAGAGACCTTCATGATGTTACACATGTTCTGTAGCAATGGCCGCTTGGGGTTACTAAAGACCCCGAATAAAACAAGTTATGCGATCGTTATTAGTCATTTGCACTTAATTGTAAACCTAAatttcttctaaaatatttgcattttatttgcattaattaatgatgataaaactaATGATGACAAAATACTTATTAGACTTTATGGAGTTAGTTGTTTGAGGTTTAGCAATCAGTGGAAGAAATGGCACTATTCATAGTTGTTGGCCCTCTATAActcaaaaagatgttttttaaGAATATTATAGAATTTTTGATGCtataagagtttttttttctactcctGAAGCAATGCATTCATCTACAAAGGCAGCGCCTACTTGGGGTGAGATTCAAAGACCGACTGTCTCAAAGAGTGAATCCGACTCAATTGAACAGACAACACTTACTGGAGAAAAACCTGAGAACTTTACCGTCTCACCTGCTGAACAATCAGAGAGTGAGATTGTCTCACCTGTACAAAACACGCCTTCTGTAAATGAATCAGTTGGTTTGTTCAATTCACAAGAGGAGAAACTATCTGATGGAGGTCAACCAATCGGAGGTCAACAACTTCATTGCACTCTCTCACCTTCAGATGAAGCAGGTGGTAGAGAAGGATTTCGTTTTATCATTTCGCTTAACAAAACAGCTGGAGGCAACAATGAAATCGTCTCACCTGTACAACCAGCACCTTCTGTAGACTTACCACAGGGTTCGACCGCCTCACCTTCAGAGAAAGCATCTGACGGGAGTGAAACGGAGAGTGGACCCAAACATGACACCTGCAAAGCAGAAAGAGGAATCTTTGTTAGGTTAGTCCATTTCTTGATGCACATGTCATTTAATATTTCTCTTAATTCTTGTTATCATCAAAGTATTACTGTTCGAGGTCTAGTTATTAGCGTAAAATGGTAGCAAATACTTGATACATTGTAACATATATTAGAACTGAGTCCTTGATCATTTCGAGGTTTTTACAGGCATGAAATACAATAAATTGTTTCTCTGCAGCTGCCAATATTAACGGATACATCTGTGAAGTGTACACCTGGACAGGTGCATGTCCCAGAGGTCTGCACTGTCCACGTTACCACAGCCCTGACCGCCTCCCTTACCTGTGGTTCATTGAGGAAGATGAACAATGGTGGAGTGTCCCCATCACTGACAGCATCCACCTCGAAAAGCGTTTTTGTAATCTCGATTATTTTCGAGAAGTAAAGGtacaatttatcattttaacatCTGCATCAAATattctgacaatttttattaCCAGGCGGAAATAAATACCGCGATACCAAACAGGGGATTAAGAGCAGCTTTCTAATTAGTAAATCAGTCATTTCTCTGCCCATCTTGACACGGTTAGCTGCATAGCTCACAGCTCCTATGGACATAAGGACATAAACTGCATGATGCCATTTTTGTGATTAGTTGTCACTTCTGGTGGGAAAAgttataaaaagaatatttatcgTTAACTACTTATAAAATTTCCATTTGTTACAAAGTGTTCTGGAGACCGTTGTGCTCTGTCAGCCACATTCAGAGGAAAACCAGCCAAACTCCGACGGTTGTCGACTCCATCGTACGTGACTGCTGATCCAGAAACTCCTTTTCGGTTCTACACTCAGTGGATGTGGTATCGGCAAGAGCGTGGTGGCAAATACATCCCCTTTTACCCTGTAGGTAGCTGTCGTTTATATATGTCTGGTCGTATGGTGTGTATGGCAGGAGTGTTTTGCATACATTCagcatatttatataatatgCCCATAGAGCAGCCAACTGGATCTTTTTTACTGATTCtaattttctgactttttttcataaatactAAGTcttgctggtgtgtgtgtgatatatcaGGGGAGCTTGCAGTACACTCTGGAGGAGAAGTACCTCAAGGGACAGCACAAGTACTACTTAGAGTTTGAAGAGCTTAGTGTGATGG
The Pomacea canaliculata isolate SZHN2017 linkage group LG2, ASM307304v1, whole genome shotgun sequence genome window above contains:
- the LOC112556850 gene encoding TCDD-inducible poly [ADP-ribose] polymerase-like, coding for MLEMRFCDPGDFTSEFPSDFNTMSTTGESKEITCSRSLKRLSTPSYVTAAPGTPLNFYTQWVWYRQEHDGSYTPFYPGTLQYTLEEKYFNNQGKYYFEFGNLRLMVDMKDLKQTNLDTKRSTKLIRRPVFVPSKKLKIPKMSPLLLHEAVKHVHQVPDNWSVVDRFQDFELVELESDNSDYCVVHQAFFLTMDVTKHNIVNIFRVQNPGLWDKYCSAKRAMISKDQIQEGVDESLLFHGTPTLQAVRGICANSFDFRRSGENMGTVWGKGAYFSTSAQYSHDYTGVHTPVTGDPTRFMFLARILVGQYTLGHPSYTKPPVREGLKLYDSCVNDDLFNPTIFVIFDLTQSYPEYLIQYTDASDSREEAQGQQLKQMSQLQQLPPAITSASLLARFSHHRLLSQTSSNTSSVLPSKLGHRSPASTTASTTSTTTSSQASRAPDGGLSTTSQGVSASTSKHLLSHTEPGISTSAKIQPFSRPLPLTLATPQPVSRSTKAMQFVSPPATPEPLSPPAIQPPNFPHSQHQQQCSQRQDQQKQCSLCHHQPHQSHCHLQPSNRLYFLQSQHQQQRSQ